The Cellulomonas sp. S1-8 genome has a window encoding:
- a CDS encoding cytochrome P450, translating to MTAIADGQTRNGTGGCPARKLAQPDDGRSPDLEHVTGERPRVRIRSYALARAVLRHPGATRQAGFGAEDLGHGPVQFRPPILYLEGDEHHAQRRASARLFAPRVVEGYREWMEATAERLVAEVRADRWTDLSRLTMQMAVEVTSRVIGLDHGASPRMHRRLDEFFEQAPAGGSVLARWRATLRGTAVLRFFVLDVKPAIRARRRHPQADLISRLLDDGWTDLDILTECVTFAAAGMATTRELMTVAVWHLLDDDALLARYRASDRDARVAIIEEVLRLEPVVGHLLRRTTAPLTLDGPDGPVEVPVGAMLDIDLRAVNADESVVGADPLAVCPERPMTRAAGRVVLAFGDGHHRCPGAPLASMEAEIFVSALLLRDDLAAAGPPRVRWNDVSQGYDLKALRVRRVRAGAGVG from the coding sequence GTGACGGCCATCGCGGACGGGCAGACGCGCAACGGGACGGGCGGCTGTCCGGCGCGCAAGCTCGCGCAGCCCGACGACGGGCGGAGCCCCGACCTCGAGCACGTCACCGGGGAGCGGCCCCGCGTGCGCATCCGTTCGTACGCGCTCGCTCGCGCGGTGCTGCGCCATCCCGGGGCCACCCGTCAGGCGGGTTTCGGTGCGGAGGACCTGGGCCACGGCCCCGTCCAGTTCCGGCCGCCGATCCTGTACCTCGAGGGTGACGAGCACCACGCGCAGCGCCGTGCGTCGGCCCGCCTGTTCGCACCGCGCGTCGTCGAGGGGTACCGCGAGTGGATGGAGGCGACGGCCGAGCGGCTCGTCGCCGAGGTCCGTGCCGACCGTTGGACCGACCTGTCGAGGCTGACCATGCAGATGGCCGTCGAGGTCACGTCGCGGGTCATCGGACTCGACCACGGTGCGTCGCCGCGCATGCACCGACGCCTCGACGAGTTCTTCGAGCAGGCGCCCGCGGGGGGCTCCGTCCTGGCGCGCTGGCGCGCGACGCTGCGGGGCACGGCGGTCCTGCGGTTCTTCGTCCTGGACGTGAAGCCGGCGATCCGGGCGCGGCGTCGCCACCCCCAGGCCGACCTCATCAGCCGACTGCTCGACGACGGCTGGACCGACCTCGACATCCTCACCGAGTGCGTGACGTTCGCCGCCGCCGGCATGGCGACGACGCGTGAGCTCATGACCGTCGCGGTCTGGCACCTCCTCGACGACGACGCGCTGCTGGCCCGGTACCGGGCGTCCGACCGGGACGCCCGCGTCGCGATCATCGAGGAGGTCCTGCGCCTCGAGCCCGTCGTCGGGCACCTGCTGCGCCGCACCACGGCGCCCCTCACGCTCGACGGTCCGGACGGGCCGGTCGAGGTGCCGGTGGGCGCGATGCTCGACATCGACCTCCGGGCCGTGAACGCCGACGAGTCCGTGGTCGGGGCCGATCCGCTCGCGGTGTGCCCGGAGCGCCCGATGACGCGTGCGGCCGGGCGTGTGGTGCTCGCGTTCGGCGACGGCCACCACCGGTGCCCCGGTGCGCCGCTCGCGTCGATGGAGGCGGAGATCTTCGTCTCCGCCCTGCTGCTGCGCGACGACCTGGCGGCGGCCGGCCCGCCGCGGGTGCGCTGGAACGACGTCAGCCAGGGCTACGACCTGAAGGCGTTGCGGGTCCGGCGCGTCCGCGCCGGGGCGGGCGTCGGCTGA
- a CDS encoding FdhF/YdeP family oxidoreductase — MATTPSDDLDQPAVTVGRPKRTAAGVPGVTTAMRHALREMGPVRTARGLLRMNQPEGFDCMSCAWPDPSVPDRSHAEFCENGAKALASEATRKRVRPELFAEHTIDELFARDDYWLNRQGRLTTPMIREDGEDHYRPISWDDAFARIARELRSLDSPDQAAFYTSGRTSNEAAFLYQLMVRGLGTNNLPDCSNMCHESSGEALGKTIGIGKGSVTLHDVETAKLIIIAGQNPGTNHPRMLTSLEKAKEQGAVIVAVNPLPEAGLTHYRNPQSVHGMVGRGTRIADVHLQVRLGGDLGVFLGLGKVLLEAEESGRRTIGMTSVLDHAFLERHTVDLDDYLDGLRATSWDDIETATGLTQAALREVGELLLDSDRTIVAWAMGLTQHKHSVATIKEIVNLVLLQGNLGRPGAGLLPVRGHSNVQGDRTMGIFEKMPQPFLDRLEAEFSFASPRDPGHDTVDTIRAMRDGRVRFFMGMGGNFLKAAPDTAVTDAALRSCAMTVQVSTKLNHSHLAPGRTALILPTLGRSDLDVQATGRQRVTVEDSMSMVHASSGRLTPPSDDLLSEIAIVCRLARALFHDEHGRPRPGAPRADWQAMEDDYRVIRRHIEAVVPGFVDYERRIDEPGGFRLPHGPHDVRTFETTSTKAHFTRTTLWWPQVPPGRLLLQTLRSHDQYNTTVYGPDDRYRGISGGRRVVMVNAGDLAALGFADGEVVDLVSEFTDGVERRAAGFRVVAYDTAQGCAAAYFPETNVLVPLDSTADGSQTPTSKSVVVRLERAAAQ; from the coding sequence GCCCGCCGTCACGGTGGGCCGGCCCAAGCGCACGGCCGCGGGGGTGCCCGGGGTGACCACGGCGATGCGGCACGCGCTGCGCGAGATGGGCCCGGTGCGGACCGCCCGCGGTCTGCTGCGGATGAACCAGCCCGAGGGCTTCGACTGCATGAGCTGCGCCTGGCCGGACCCGAGCGTCCCGGACCGCAGCCACGCCGAGTTCTGCGAGAACGGAGCCAAGGCGCTCGCATCCGAGGCCACCCGCAAGCGCGTGCGGCCCGAGCTGTTCGCGGAGCACACCATCGACGAGCTGTTCGCCCGGGACGACTACTGGCTCAACCGCCAGGGCCGCCTGACGACGCCGATGATCCGCGAGGACGGTGAGGACCACTACCGCCCGATCTCGTGGGACGACGCGTTCGCGCGCATCGCCCGCGAGCTGCGCAGCCTCGACAGCCCCGACCAGGCCGCCTTCTACACGTCGGGTCGCACGTCCAACGAGGCCGCGTTCCTCTACCAGCTGATGGTGCGTGGCCTGGGCACCAACAACCTGCCGGACTGCTCGAACATGTGCCACGAGTCGTCGGGCGAGGCGCTGGGCAAGACCATCGGCATCGGCAAGGGCTCGGTGACCCTGCACGACGTCGAGACGGCGAAGCTCATCATCATCGCCGGCCAGAACCCCGGCACCAACCACCCCCGGATGCTCACGTCACTCGAGAAGGCCAAGGAGCAGGGCGCCGTCATCGTGGCCGTCAACCCGCTGCCCGAGGCGGGGCTCACGCACTACCGCAACCCGCAGAGCGTGCACGGCATGGTCGGGCGGGGCACGCGCATCGCCGACGTCCACCTCCAGGTGCGCCTCGGTGGCGACCTCGGCGTCTTCCTGGGGCTGGGCAAGGTGCTGCTCGAGGCCGAGGAGTCCGGTCGGCGCACCATCGGGATGACGTCGGTGCTCGACCACGCCTTCCTGGAGCGTCACACCGTGGACCTCGACGACTACCTCGACGGGCTCCGGGCCACCTCGTGGGACGACATCGAGACCGCGACGGGCCTGACGCAGGCTGCGCTGCGTGAGGTCGGCGAGCTGCTGCTGGACTCGGACCGCACGATCGTCGCGTGGGCGATGGGCCTGACCCAGCACAAGCACTCGGTGGCGACGATCAAGGAGATCGTCAACCTCGTCCTGCTCCAGGGCAACCTCGGCCGGCCCGGGGCGGGTCTGCTGCCCGTCCGCGGGCACTCGAACGTCCAGGGCGACCGCACGATGGGGATCTTCGAGAAGATGCCGCAGCCGTTCCTCGACCGCCTCGAGGCGGAGTTCTCGTTCGCGAGCCCGCGCGACCCGGGCCACGACACCGTGGACACGATCCGTGCGATGCGGGACGGCCGGGTGCGGTTCTTCATGGGCATGGGCGGCAACTTCCTCAAGGCCGCACCCGACACCGCGGTCACCGACGCGGCACTGCGCTCGTGCGCGATGACCGTGCAGGTCAGCACGAAGCTCAACCACTCGCACCTCGCGCCCGGCCGGACCGCGCTGATCCTGCCGACGCTCGGACGCTCCGACCTCGACGTCCAGGCGACCGGCCGGCAACGGGTCACCGTCGAGGACTCGATGTCGATGGTGCACGCCTCCTCCGGGCGCCTCACACCACCGTCGGACGACCTGCTCTCCGAGATCGCCATCGTCTGCCGGCTCGCCCGTGCGCTCTTCCACGACGAGCACGGCCGGCCGCGTCCCGGTGCACCCCGGGCGGACTGGCAGGCGATGGAGGACGACTACCGGGTGATCCGCCGGCACATCGAGGCCGTCGTCCCCGGGTTCGTCGACTACGAGCGCCGGATCGACGAGCCCGGTGGCTTCCGGCTGCCCCACGGCCCGCACGACGTCCGCACCTTCGAGACGACGAGCACCAAGGCGCACTTCACCAGGACGACCCTGTGGTGGCCGCAGGTGCCGCCCGGACGTCTCCTGCTGCAGACCCTGCGGTCGCACGACCAGTACAACACCACCGTCTACGGCCCCGACGACCGCTACCGCGGGATCTCCGGCGGGCGGCGGGTGGTGATGGTCAACGCGGGCGACCTCGCCGCACTCGGGTTCGCCGACGGCGAGGTGGTGGACCTCGTCTCGGAGTTCACCGACGGCGTCGAGCGGCGTGCCGCCGGGTTCCGCGTCGTCGCGTACGACACCGCGCAGGGCTGCGCCGCGGCGTACTTCCCGGAGACCAACGTCCTGGTCCCCCTCGACTCCACCGCGGACGGCTCCCAGACACCGACCAGCAAGTCCGTGGTCGTCCGGTTGGAACGGGCCGCAGCGCAGTGA
- a CDS encoding bifunctional [glutamine synthetase] adenylyltransferase/[glutamine synthetase]-adenylyl-L-tyrosine phosphorylase: protein MSTSTGRGASLAARLSRVGVADVPRAERLLTDRALTTVDRDVVEHVIAALGDVGDPDEALLAVAKIATSVHRDPTLSALLRDVLADGDACGRARLLAVTGASLAIGNTLAAHPSNLRVVADPTPGTGVPAGDVRAELLRAVDADPDADVPVAGLTGTDGVDAMRRAYRTRLLRIAATDLTADDPLSRLPGVAAALADLAAAALESALAVARADLEDEGRGVRLAVIGMGKAGGRELNYVSDVDVVYVAEPVEGIAEDEAMAAGARLAAGLARACSAPAGEPALWPVDAALRPEGKDGPLVRTLASHAAYYERWAKTWEFQALLKARPLAGDRELGSAYVETVNPLVWSAVQRENFVEDSQAMRRRVEAHVPRAEADRQLKLGVGGLRDVEFTVQLLQLVHGRADETIRSPSTLTALAALAAGGYVGREHAAQLAVCYRWMRMMEHRIQLHRLQRTHLVPTSEADLRRLSRTMGMRVEGPDGLLDRWRTTRRDVRRLHEELFYRPLLPATARLSTAEASLAPEAARARLAAIGYRDPAGAVRHIAALTDGVSRRASIQRQLLPVMLGWFADGADPDGGLLAFRRLSDQLGTTHWYLKLLRDSGTAAHRLAQVLSTSRYVADALSRSPESVTWLDDDAELAPRSSERLAAEADAVLRRAVEPVPAVTALRALRRRELARTAVADVLGVTTGVRAAQSLTITADAVLAGTLRVAETQARADAGLEQSPTRMLVVAMGRLGGREMAYSSDADVLFVHDPLPGADGKVAQDFAVAVASRLRQLLGTVGPEPTLSVDADLRPEGRNGPLARSFDAHVEYYQRWSSPWESQALLRARPVAGDEALGARFIALVDPLRYPQGGLDAATVREVRRIKARVEAERLPRGVDPNRHLKLGRGGISDVEWTAQLLQLQHAHAVPGLRTTSTLDALAAARDAGLLDAADATVLREAWELASRVRDANVLWTGRAEGAHADVLPHDRGALAGVMRVLGHPAGSGAMLEETYLRTARRARAVVERVFYG from the coding sequence GTGTCGACGTCCACGGGCCGTGGGGCGTCGCTGGCGGCGCGGCTGTCGCGCGTCGGTGTCGCGGACGTGCCGCGCGCCGAGCGGCTGCTCACGGACCGGGCGCTGACGACCGTCGACCGGGACGTCGTCGAGCACGTGATCGCCGCGCTGGGGGACGTCGGCGACCCGGACGAGGCACTGCTCGCGGTGGCGAAGATCGCCACCTCGGTCCACCGGGACCCCACCCTGTCCGCGCTGCTCCGGGACGTGCTCGCCGACGGGGACGCCTGCGGGCGTGCCCGCCTGCTCGCCGTGACCGGTGCCTCGCTCGCCATCGGCAACACCCTCGCGGCGCACCCGTCGAACCTGCGTGTCGTGGCCGACCCCACCCCCGGTACGGGCGTCCCGGCCGGGGACGTGCGCGCCGAGCTGCTGCGTGCGGTCGACGCCGACCCCGACGCCGACGTGCCCGTGGCCGGGCTGACCGGTACCGACGGTGTCGACGCGATGCGCCGCGCGTACCGGACGCGGCTGCTGCGCATCGCCGCGACGGACCTGACCGCCGACGACCCCCTCAGCCGGCTGCCGGGCGTCGCGGCGGCGCTCGCCGACCTCGCGGCCGCCGCGCTCGAGTCCGCGCTCGCGGTCGCGCGCGCCGACCTCGAGGACGAGGGTCGCGGCGTGCGCCTCGCGGTCATCGGCATGGGCAAGGCGGGTGGCCGGGAGCTCAACTACGTCTCGGACGTCGACGTCGTCTACGTGGCCGAGCCCGTCGAGGGCATCGCCGAGGACGAGGCGATGGCCGCCGGCGCGCGGCTCGCGGCCGGTCTGGCGCGCGCGTGCTCGGCCCCCGCGGGCGAGCCGGCGCTGTGGCCCGTGGACGCGGCGCTGCGCCCCGAGGGCAAGGACGGCCCGCTCGTGCGGACGCTGGCCAGCCACGCGGCGTACTACGAGCGCTGGGCCAAGACGTGGGAGTTCCAGGCGCTCCTCAAGGCCCGTCCGCTGGCCGGGGACCGCGAGCTGGGCAGCGCGTACGTCGAGACCGTCAACCCGCTGGTGTGGTCCGCCGTGCAGCGCGAGAACTTCGTCGAGGACTCCCAGGCGATGCGCCGCCGCGTCGAGGCGCACGTGCCGCGCGCCGAGGCGGACCGCCAGCTCAAGCTCGGCGTCGGCGGCCTGCGGGACGTCGAGTTCACCGTGCAGCTGCTGCAGCTCGTGCACGGGCGTGCCGACGAGACGATCCGCAGCCCCAGCACGCTCACCGCCCTGGCGGCGCTGGCCGCCGGCGGGTACGTCGGTCGCGAGCACGCCGCGCAGCTCGCGGTCTGCTACCGGTGGATGCGGATGATGGAGCACCGCATCCAGCTGCACCGCCTGCAGCGCACCCACCTGGTCCCGACCTCGGAGGCCGACCTGCGGCGCCTGTCGCGCACCATGGGGATGCGCGTCGAGGGCCCCGACGGGCTGCTGGACCGCTGGCGCACCACGCGGCGCGACGTGCGCCGGCTGCACGAGGAGCTCTTCTACCGGCCGCTCCTGCCCGCGACCGCGCGCCTGTCGACGGCCGAGGCGAGCCTCGCTCCCGAAGCGGCACGGGCGCGCCTCGCGGCGATCGGGTACCGCGACCCGGCGGGGGCCGTGCGGCACATCGCGGCGCTCACCGACGGGGTCTCGCGCCGGGCGTCGATCCAGCGCCAGCTGCTGCCCGTGATGCTCGGGTGGTTCGCCGACGGTGCCGATCCCGACGGCGGCCTGCTGGCGTTCCGGCGCCTGTCCGACCAGCTCGGCACCACGCACTGGTACCTCAAGCTGCTGCGCGACTCCGGGACCGCCGCGCACCGGCTCGCCCAGGTGCTGTCCACCTCGCGGTACGTCGCCGACGCGCTGAGCCGCTCACCGGAGTCGGTGACGTGGCTCGACGACGACGCCGAGCTCGCGCCCCGGTCGAGCGAGCGTCTCGCCGCCGAGGCGGACGCGGTCCTGCGCCGGGCCGTCGAGCCGGTGCCTGCGGTCACCGCGCTGCGCGCCCTGCGCCGCCGCGAGCTGGCGCGGACGGCGGTGGCCGACGTCCTGGGCGTGACGACGGGCGTGCGGGCGGCGCAGAGCCTGACCATCACCGCCGACGCCGTGCTCGCGGGCACGCTGCGGGTCGCGGAGACGCAGGCGCGCGCGGACGCGGGCCTGGAGCAGAGCCCGACGCGCATGCTCGTCGTCGCCATGGGACGCCTCGGCGGCCGCGAGATGGCGTACTCCTCGGACGCCGACGTGCTGTTCGTGCACGACCCGCTGCCCGGCGCGGACGGCAAGGTCGCGCAGGACTTCGCCGTCGCCGTGGCGTCGCGCCTGCGTCAGCTGCTGGGGACCGTGGGGCCCGAGCCGACGCTCAGCGTGGACGCCGACCTGCGGCCGGAGGGGCGCAACGGTCCGCTCGCGCGCTCGTTCGACGCGCACGTCGAGTACTACCAGCGGTGGTCCTCGCCGTGGGAGAGCCAGGCGCTGCTGCGCGCCCGGCCCGTCGCCGGCGACGAGGCGCTGGGGGCGCGGTTCATCGCGCTCGTCGACCCGTTGCGCTACCCGCAGGGAGGGCTCGACGCGGCGACCGTGCGGGAGGTCCGCCGCATCAAGGCCCGCGTCGAGGCGGAGCGGCTGCCCCGCGGGGTCGACCCGAACCGCCACCTCAAGCTCGGCCGCGGCGGCATCAGCGACGTCGAGTGGACCGCGCAGCTGCTGCAGCTCCAGCACGCGCACGCCGTGCCGGGGCTGCGCACGACCTCGACGCTCGACGCGCTCGCCGCGGCGCGCGACGCCGGTCTGCTCGACGCCGCCGACGCGACGGTGCTGCGGGAGGCGTGGGAGCTGGCCTCGCGCGTGCGGGACGCGAACGTGCTCTGGACGGGCCGCGCCGAGGGTGCCCACGCCGACGTGCTGCCGCACGACCGGGGCGCGCTCGCGGGGGTGATGCGCGTCCTGGGCCACCCGGCCGGGTCGGGCGCGATGCTCGAGGAGACGTACCTGCGCACGGCGCGGCGCGCGCGGGCCGTCGTCGAACGCGTCTTCTACGGCTGA
- a CDS encoding SPOR domain-containing protein, whose protein sequence is MAEYFYNTRTREVEEGRNSDWSQLMGPYATREEAQHALDIARARNEEWDQQDES, encoded by the coding sequence GTGGCGGAGTACTTCTACAACACACGGACGCGCGAGGTGGAGGAGGGGCGCAACAGCGACTGGTCGCAGCTCATGGGTCCGTACGCGACGCGCGAGGAGGCGCAGCACGCCCTGGACATCGCGCGGGCGCGCAACGAGGAGTGGGACCAGCAGGACGAGTCCTGA
- the map gene encoding type I methionyl aminopeptidase, with product MPQVHSSRTALLPGQVSPRRPVPDHIPRPEYVDRPMPAPWRGADVNDDATVERIRVAARLAAQALAEVGRHVAPGVTTDELDAIGHAFLLDHDAYPSTLGYRGFPKSLCTSLNEVICHGIPDSTVIQDGDIVNVDITAYVGGVHGDTNATFLAGDVDEESRLLVERTREALERGITAVRPGREINVIGRVIERYAARFGYGVVRDFTGHGVGPAFHTGLVVPHYDAAPEYATVIEPGMVFTIEPMLDLGTADWDMWDDGWTVVTADRRRSAQFEHTLLVTDTGAEILTLP from the coding sequence ATGCCGCAGGTCCACTCGTCGCGCACCGCGCTCCTCCCCGGGCAGGTCAGCCCGCGACGCCCGGTCCCCGACCACATCCCGCGCCCCGAGTACGTCGACAGACCGATGCCGGCGCCGTGGCGCGGCGCCGACGTCAACGACGACGCGACGGTCGAGCGCATCCGCGTCGCCGCCCGGCTCGCGGCGCAGGCGCTGGCGGAGGTGGGCCGGCACGTCGCGCCGGGCGTGACGACCGACGAGCTCGACGCGATCGGGCACGCGTTCCTGCTCGACCACGACGCGTACCCCTCGACGCTGGGGTACCGCGGCTTCCCCAAGTCGTTGTGCACGTCGCTCAACGAGGTCATCTGCCACGGCATCCCGGACTCGACGGTGATCCAGGACGGCGACATCGTCAACGTCGACATCACCGCCTACGTGGGCGGTGTGCACGGCGACACGAACGCCACGTTCCTCGCAGGTGACGTCGACGAGGAGTCGCGCCTGCTGGTGGAGCGCACGCGGGAGGCGCTGGAGCGCGGCATCACGGCGGTCCGGCCGGGCCGCGAGATCAACGTCATCGGGCGCGTCATCGAGAGGTACGCGGCGCGCTTCGGCTACGGCGTGGTGCGCGACTTCACCGGCCACGGCGTCGGCCCGGCCTTCCACACCGGTCTCGTCGTGCCGCACTACGACGCCGCACCCGAGTACGCCACGGTCATCGAGCCCGGCATGGTGTTCACGATCGAGCCGATGCTCGACCTGGGCACCGCGGACTGGGACATGTGGGACGACGGGTGGACGGTCGTCACGGCCGACCGGCGACGGTCCGCGCAGTTCGAGCACACCCTGCTGGTCACCGACACCGGGGCGGAGATCCTGACACTGCCATGA
- the panB gene encoding 3-methyl-2-oxobutanoate hydroxymethyltransferase, protein MSTSDAPTPRRVRVHHLQAAKERGERLTMLTAYDAMTARLFDEAGIDMLLVGDSIGNTMHGYATTLPVTLDEIVVAARAVAGAVRRAFVVADLPFGTYEAGPEQALASAVRVMKETGVSAVKLEGGQRSVPQIRALTQAGIPVVAHLGYTPQSENALGGPRVQGRGQAAEQVSEDAFAVTEAGAVAIVLEMVPAPVAARITEVVRVPTIGIGAGPACDGQVLVWVDMAGMGDWSPRFAKRFGEVGAALSAAARSYADEVRTGTFPDAAHTFD, encoded by the coding sequence ATGTCGACCAGTGACGCCCCGACACCCCGCCGCGTGCGCGTGCACCACCTCCAGGCCGCCAAGGAACGCGGCGAGCGGCTGACGATGCTGACCGCCTACGACGCGATGACGGCACGCCTCTTCGACGAGGCCGGCATCGACATGCTGCTGGTCGGTGACTCGATCGGGAACACGATGCACGGGTACGCCACGACGCTGCCCGTGACGCTCGACGAGATCGTCGTCGCCGCACGCGCGGTCGCGGGCGCCGTGCGGCGGGCGTTCGTCGTCGCCGACCTGCCCTTCGGCACCTACGAGGCGGGGCCGGAGCAGGCGCTCGCGAGCGCCGTGCGCGTCATGAAGGAGACCGGTGTCTCCGCCGTCAAGCTCGAGGGCGGGCAGCGCTCGGTGCCGCAGATCCGCGCGCTCACGCAGGCCGGCATCCCGGTCGTCGCCCACCTGGGCTACACGCCGCAGTCGGAGAACGCGCTCGGCGGCCCGCGCGTCCAGGGGCGCGGCCAGGCCGCCGAGCAGGTGAGCGAGGACGCCTTCGCCGTGACGGAGGCCGGCGCCGTCGCGATCGTCCTGGAGATGGTGCCCGCGCCCGTCGCGGCGCGGATCACGGAGGTCGTGCGGGTACCCACCATCGGGATCGGCGCCGGACCTGCGTGCGACGGCCAGGTGCTCGTGTGGGTCGACATGGCCGGCATGGGCGACTGGTCCCCGCGCTTCGCCAAGCGCTTCGGGGAGGTCGGCGCGGCCCTGTCGGCCGCCGCCCGCTCCTACGCCGACGAGGTCCGCACCGGGACGTTCCCCGACGCGGCGCACACCTTCGACTGA
- the ppgK gene encoding polyphosphate--glucose phosphotransferase, which translates to MDTTAFGIDIGGSGIKGAPVDLGTGELAGDRVRIPTPQPATPQAVARTVAEVVDSFDLDRGVPIGVTFPAVILHGVAQSAANVDASWIGTDVAATIGEATGRRVLAVNDADAAGFAEVAYGAAKDVPGVVLVVTLGTGIGSALVVDGALVPNTELGHLEIDGHDAESRASDAARDREDLSWEQWAERLQRYFSVVENLFWPDLIVVGGGVSKKHQHFLPLLDLRTPIVPAGLRNAAGIVGAARLAATHGH; encoded by the coding sequence ATGGACACGACGGCTTTCGGCATCGACATCGGCGGCTCCGGCATCAAGGGTGCCCCGGTGGACCTGGGCACGGGAGAGCTGGCGGGCGACCGCGTGCGCATCCCGACCCCGCAGCCCGCCACCCCGCAGGCCGTGGCCCGCACGGTCGCCGAGGTCGTCGACTCGTTCGACCTCGACAGGGGCGTGCCGATCGGCGTGACGTTCCCCGCCGTGATCCTGCACGGCGTCGCGCAGTCCGCCGCGAACGTCGACGCCTCGTGGATCGGCACCGACGTCGCGGCGACGATCGGGGAGGCGACCGGCAGGCGCGTGCTCGCGGTCAACGACGCCGACGCCGCGGGGTTCGCCGAGGTGGCCTACGGGGCCGCCAAGGACGTCCCCGGCGTCGTCCTGGTCGTCACGCTGGGCACCGGCATCGGGTCGGCCCTCGTCGTCGACGGCGCGCTCGTGCCGAACACCGAGCTGGGGCACCTGGAGATCGACGGGCACGACGCCGAGTCGCGTGCGTCGGACGCCGCGCGGGACCGCGAGGACCTGTCGTGGGAGCAGTGGGCGGAACGCCTGCAGCGGTACTTCTCCGTCGTCGAGAACCTGTTCTGGCCGGACCTGATCGTCGTCGGCGGGGGCGTGAGCAAGAAGCACCAGCACTTCCTGCCGCTGCTGGACCTGCGCACGCCGATCGTCCCGGCGGGCCTGCGCAACGCCGCGGGCATCGTCGGCGCCGCGCGCCTCGCGGCGACGCACGGGCACTGA
- a CDS encoding glutamine synthetase family protein, with protein MDRQQEFVLRTVEERDIRFIRLWFTDVLGMLKSVAVAPAELEQAFSEGIGFDGSAIEGLTRVYEADMIAKPDPSTFQILPWRGERHGTARMFCDLLTPDGEPSLADSRYVLKRALDRASDRGFTFYTHPEVEFYLFDAPADPSRPLVPVDQGGYFDHVPRGTAHDFRRAAITMLESMGISVEFSHHEAGPGQNEIDLRYADALTTADNIMTFRTVVKEVALEQGVFASFMPKPLADQPGSGMHTHVSLFEGDRNAFHEPGAPLELSKVARSFIAGLLTHAAEITAVTNQFVNSYKRLWGGAEAPSFICWGHNNRSALVRVPMYKPGKGNSSRVEYRGVDSATNPYLAFALLLAAGLKGIEEEYELPEGADDDVWELTDPERKALGIEPLPTSLEAAIGVMERSELVAETLGEHVFDYFLRNKRQEWAEYRAQVTPYELQRFLPLI; from the coding sequence ATGGACAGGCAGCAGGAGTTCGTGCTCCGGACCGTCGAGGAGCGGGACATCCGCTTCATCCGTCTGTGGTTCACGGACGTGCTCGGGATGCTCAAGTCGGTGGCGGTCGCACCGGCGGAGCTCGAGCAGGCGTTCAGTGAGGGCATCGGGTTCGACGGCAGCGCGATCGAGGGACTGACGCGCGTGTACGAGGCGGACATGATCGCCAAGCCCGACCCCTCGACGTTCCAGATCCTGCCCTGGCGGGGGGAGCGGCACGGCACCGCACGCATGTTCTGCGACCTGCTGACGCCCGACGGCGAGCCGTCGCTCGCCGACTCCCGGTACGTGCTGAAGCGTGCCCTGGACCGCGCGAGCGACCGCGGCTTCACCTTCTACACGCACCCCGAGGTCGAGTTCTACCTGTTCGACGCGCCCGCGGACCCCTCGCGCCCGCTCGTGCCGGTCGACCAGGGCGGCTACTTCGACCACGTGCCGCGCGGCACCGCGCACGACTTCCGGCGCGCCGCGATCACGATGCTCGAGTCGATGGGCATCTCGGTGGAGTTCTCCCACCACGAGGCCGGGCCGGGCCAGAACGAGATCGACCTGCGCTACGCCGACGCGCTGACGACGGCCGACAACATCATGACGTTCCGCACGGTCGTCAAGGAGGTCGCGCTCGAGCAGGGCGTCTTCGCCTCCTTCATGCCCAAGCCGCTCGCCGACCAGCCCGGGTCGGGCATGCACACCCACGTGTCGCTGTTCGAGGGCGACCGCAACGCGTTCCACGAGCCCGGCGCCCCGCTCGAGCTGTCGAAGGTCGCACGCTCGTTCATCGCCGGCCTGCTGACCCACGCCGCCGAGATCACGGCCGTCACGAACCAGTTCGTCAACTCCTACAAGCGGTTGTGGGGCGGCGCCGAGGCCCCGAGCTTCATCTGCTGGGGCCACAACAACCGCTCGGCGCTCGTGCGCGTGCCGATGTACAAGCCCGGCAAGGGCAACTCCAGCCGCGTCGAGTACCGCGGCGTCGACTCCGCGACGAACCCCTACCTCGCGTTCGCGCTGCTGCTGGCCGCGGGTCTCAAAGGCATCGAGGAGGAGTACGAGCTGCCCGAGGGTGCCGACGACGACGTGTGGGAGCTCACGGATCCCGAGCGCAAGGCGCTCGGCATCGAGCCGCTGCCGACGTCGCTGGAGGCCGCGATCGGGGTCATGGAGCGCTCCGAGCTCGTCGCCGAGACGCTGGGCGAGCACGTCTTCGACTACTTCCTGCGCAACAAGCGCCAGGAGTGGGCCGAGTACCGCGCGCAGGTGACGCCGTACGAGCTGCAGCGGTTCCTGCCGCTCATCTGA